GGATGTGCTGCTTTCTTCATCTTTATCATATGCCTGCATCTTTTTCTCTTCATTGGAAAGGTGGTCCACAAGCTTTACAGGTTCACTAGCCTTTGAATGAGTGCCTTTGGCAACATTCTGTAACTGCTCTTGTCTAGTCTTACTTCCTGATGCTCTGGAAGGACTTTTGCCAGAGTTCTCTAACTGCTCCTGTCTGGTTCTACTTCCTGTTGCTCTGGAAGGACTCTTGCCTGAATTCTGCAACTGTTCCTGTCTGGTCTTACCCCCTGATGCTCTGGAAGGACTCTTGCCAGAACTCTGCaactgttcctgtcttgtcttaCTTCCTGATGCACTTGAAGGACTCTTGCCAGAACTCTGCaactgttcctgtcttgtcttaCTTCCTGATGCTCTGGAAGGACTCTTGCCAGAATTCTGCAACTGCTCTTGTCTGGTCTTTCCCCCTGATGCTCTGGAGGAACCTATCCTTGACATAGTTTTAGCTAACAATTGAGTTGGTTTATGCTGTGTTCTGCTTGTCACTTTTGCTAAAAGTGTGCTGTTCCTGCTTTCTCCTTCTGATGTAGAGCAGGAAGACGCCTTTTTAACCTCCAAAACTGGAATTCTACATTTATGCCTTGTGTTTGGAAATGGATCTAATCTTGTACTGGCTTTGATTCCTGTGGCTTGGACTGAGGTCAAACCAGCACTTCTACAGTCCTGTGTTGAATGGTGTGCTCTCACTGGTAACCTCGACTTTAGTGGCTGTTTTTTCACATTCTTGTATTGTAAAACTGCTGTATTGTCTGCCTTGCTTCTTGCACATGCTTCTCTAATATTATCACAGTCTGTCTTAAATGAATTATTAGGATGCTCAGAAGAATTGTGCATAGGCTTTGAGTGATGATGCTGTTCTACTGTACAGCACTGCATGTAATCAGTTCCACAACCTGGGGCTTCTAGGTCATTACTGTTATTGCAGTTCTCAGTCTGAAGGCATTGTCTCTGCTCTGACTTTGATAAGTCTGTCCTCTGCATGCAAAGGCCTCCTGTACTAGTTCCTGGTCTCATTTCCTGTGAATCCCCTGATGTTTTAAGCTCAGAACAATCCCAGTCCACACACACCAACTCCCTTTTCTCACCAGATGTAGCTTTAACTCCTATCTTAAAAGAGGAACACAAATTAGAACTGACTTCTGAATATGGGGGTGGTTCCATAATGTTGTCGTGAGATGGAGTGTCCGAGCGGTCAGTGCAAATCTGAATTACATTGTATGAAATTACTGTGTTGTCATCCATCCTAACCTGTGCCCGATCTACTGTCTGTGGTTGTGAGGTGACTGCCCCTGCTTTTCTGCCCCCTTCCCTTTTATCCCCTGATCTCGTTCCATAAATATGCTCACCAATCTGAAAAAACTGCAGCCTTTCTTCAACAAAATCCCGCTTGCTCATGTCAATCGCACCACTGCGGGTCATCTCAAACATCTTCCCTTCGTGGAAGGGGAAAGGGTTAGGCTCGCTAGTCGGTGTGCTTTCATCTGTCGGAGTTCTTGCAGGAGTCGTGTCAGGGGTAGTCGTTTGAGACTTGTCGTCAACAGCTAACCCAAAAGGCTTTGGCTCATCATCTTTAATTCTAGCATCAACGACTTCATCGTCTCCTCCTTTACTCGACCAAGGATCAAAGTCCAAGCCTTTTGTAGCTACAGTTTTAAAAGGGGTGTTAAATTCTTCATCTAGTTTGTAGCTAAAATACGTGTCTGGCAATCCCTCTTGCCTGGACTGCTTCTTGTCACTTTCATTGCCGTTTCCATTGTCTGATTTTTTAACAGAAGAATCactctttgtttttgctttttggcaCTCTTCCATTGGCGCTTCCTCCTCGATAACCTCAAGTTTACTTTGGCTGAAAGAACGGTCACTAGGCCTAAGCATACTTTCTGATGCCCAAATGTCCTTTCTGTTTTCAGTTGGAAATCCAAATGGTTTTACATCACTTAGATCATTAAGTCCGTCGTCTTCGTCCTGGAAATCATATCCATCCAGAGAATCGATCTCTGTGGCATCTGTATCATGAGAGAACTCGGCAGTTGTTGCTATTGAGCAGTCCGTAATAGACTGATCATTGCCATTTTGCTCATAGTCATAATCCTCGGCTTTGCCATTGCCATTTGTCCCATTTGGCTCTTTATGATTACCATTCTTGTCATTCTTTTTGGGTTTGGTTTCGTTCTCTTCTTGCTTCTGTTCATCAAGCTTAAAGGTATATTTCTTAACAGGAATGGGCTGAAAGATTGATTCATCATCACTCGAATCACTGTCATTAGCCCCAGGGGGCACAGGGGAAGGAGGCTGAACTCTGATTATGGGCTCAGCAAGCAAATGCTTATCATGTTCCTCTTGGAGGTTCACCTCCATCATATCAGTCTCGGCCTCTGAGGAAGGGGAAGATCCTTTTTTCTCGGGTTGTGATGAATCAGAATCtaagggagggggagggggaaacTCTATGTATGCAACTCGTTTGTCTTTACCTGCCTGTCCAGTATCCTGACTCCCATTGGGTGGCTCAGGAACTATGATCTTTTCTGGTTGAAGTTCCTTAAATGAACTTGCTTTGCCTTGCTCTGAGTCCTCTGATTCTTCTGAGACCTCAGCAATGGGGCTTGCAATGCCTGGTATAAATGGCATGAAAGAGTCAGGGGTTCGAGAAGTGAGGTCGTAACTGACTTCCTCACTGCTGGGGGTTTCTGGTGTCATTGGACTTTTACCAGAACTATCAAGAAACGATATCTGCTCGAGTGTGTCATCGTCTGGGCTACCTTGAGGTGATGTTGGCTGTCTCTGTTTGACTGCATAAATTGTTCGGCTTTCTGAAGTGACAATTTTTTTGACTGATCCATTTTGCCCACCTGGGGAATCTTTCTCACCTTGTTTTCCTACCTGCACACTAACGTAAACTGGCAATGTTTTCAGTCCTTTAAAACTCTCTCTTGTTGTGACTGTAGATACCTTCTCCACTGGACTGAGGCTACTGGAGCTCAAATCCTTTGAAGTACTACCCTCTAAAGAATCCTGAGACTTTCGTGCAGCAACGTCTCCCTTGGAGAGCTCTGAGCGACCTTGAACTCTTGTTTTAGATAGGGTAGGAATATGTGATGTACTTTTTTCAGATTGCTTTGCTATTGTGTCTTGTTTTGATTTCTTAGCTTGATCAGTCTCCGAAGGACCAGTAGGTGATCTCACAGGAATGTGCGACTCTAtcttttttttaagacttttcgTCTGTGAGTCATCACTGTCTGCATGGTCCTTTCTGATGGCTAAACCTGATTTGACCTCCTTGACAGGCGACTTCAGATGCTGCCCTTTATTGTCAGCACTACTTGCACTCTGCACAACAGGGCTACTGAGATCTTTTAATGATCCTCGGATTTGTTTCTCTTTGGCTTCAGCAAGCTTTTCAGTTGTGTCAGATTCGAAACTTTTGGCAACCTGTTCATATTGTGCCCTTTTTTTAGATGTGCTACTGGAAATGGTGCCTGAACCTTCCAACACTTTGTCATTTAGTTCTTTTGAGGATGCAGATCCACATTTACTACCATATAAACCTTGTCCGATGGTTAACTTACTTTTCTCACTCTCAGCAACCTTTTTCAGGGTTTTTTCTTCTTCACTCGAATCAGTTTTAGATGTCTTGGATCCAGTAAAGAGCTGATACACAGGTAATTTACTTTCCTGAAACTTTTTAACAGGTTGTTTAGATTGTTCTGTTGGACTACTTTTACTTTGCTTTTGAGCCTCTGCTTCAAACTTCAACCGAACAGAACTGACTTTGGAAGGCTTTACTGGAACTGGGGGAGATGTTTCACCCTGCTTTTCCTGCTTTGATTGGTCTTCATTTAACCGTGTCTGTACAGACCTCTCTGGGCTGCTTGGCAAACTAGCACTTTTCCTTTCATTCATGCTGCCAAACATTTTGTGCCTTCCCTTACTCCACTCCTCGGAGCTTAATTCACTCTTTTGCTTTGTTTTCTCAGGACTGCTGCACACTGAGCTTGGACCTGACCGTGTCTCTCTCGATTCTCTCATGGGTGGCTTTTTCTCAGGAGACTGAAGCTCATCATTAAGCTTTTCTGTTTTGTCTCTGAAAAACTGTGAAACTTCGCTCAGTTTTTCCTCAGCCTCTTTAACTGTGCGATCAACACGATCTTCGTATATGAGTTTCTCTCTATTCCTGTCCTGCCTGTCTTGGGTGAAACGCATCCAGACAGCATGTTTGGGGCTACCAGGCTCTGTAGTATAGTGCAAGACTGTCAGTTTATCATACTGGTCATCTTTCTGAGTAAATTTACCAGATTTTTCTGATGAGTCTCGTGCTGACCTGTAAGTCTGTTCTTTCCTGGCCCCAGGACTTTTTTCCCCATAATAGCCTTCTGCTCCTTGCATTTCAGGGGTCACTTCGTGTCCCTGGTGTGCCACTGGGTCCTCAGTATCAGAATGTGATACGTCTAATTTTTCAGAAAGGAGCATTTTTTCAGCAAATCTGTAAGACTCTCCCCTTAACTCAGATAATTCATCATCATGGTACTCAATGGAGTGCTGGGTcaggagtttaaaagctttatatgAGTCATCAGCAATAAGCTGAGCTGAACTGGGTCGACTGTCCTCCTCTTGAGACAAAGGTGTATTGACTCTAGAAGTTTCCAAGAAAGAGGGCAGTGTTTCCTCAGCAAGCTCTTCCTCTTCCTGCAGAGCCTCGTAATCACCCTCTACCCTATCAGAAAGTTCTTTAAGGCCGCGGCTGCCTTTGCATACGTAGTCGGGGTGTTTCTTTGTCTCTCTGATAATTACTTCTGTCGGATCTGTTGTGTTGCCCTTTTCAATGTGAACCTCGATTATTCTTTCAACTTTGGGTTTAGTGTCCTTTTCAAGGAACCGTGGGGTTAATTCATCCCCTTTGATAGAATCCTGACCAGCCTTGTGTTCAAACAAGCCAGCCAGTTCTTTGGAGGGGTCTCTGCCTGACTGGAAGGCTTTCATTATGTCTCGAACTGACATTGTTTCTTCAATCCTGTCAGAGCCTGCATCTTTAAGCTGGGGTTTGTGGTACACCATTCTAGTTGTAGTTGTTATATGAGTTTCCTCTTTCAGACGCATGCTTTTGCTCACTAGAGAGTCTTCATCGGAACTGACTTTAATCTGGAATGTTTTAACTTTATCTTTGATAGAGCCAGCAATCGTCTCTGGTTCAATGCAAGCCGGTGAGTTCAAggccgctgctgctgcttcttccaTTAAGGGCTCACAGGCCTCCTCAGGGTGTTCATAACTCCTAATGACACGAACAACCTCTGTTCTGGTTTCTGTTATAACTGGGGGAATGGGAACGTCTGTAAAGAGGGGTTTGGGCCCTGTGCTCTCTGCACTTTGCGGAGCTGAGGGTGTCTTTTCGCTTCTGGTTTCAAAACCACTGTCTGAGAGTGGGCTTTTATCCTGTTCATGGGAAAAATCATCAGGGGATTCCAAAATGGCATCTGTACCACTGTAGGAATCAGCTAATTTGCACAAATCTTTTTCGGATGGAGAGGAGCGCATGCCTGGAGGCGGCATTTTGAGCTTATGCTCAGGTTTCAGGGCACGTTTTTGCTTTTCCTCTCCTTCTTTCATTTCCTCGAATTTACTCTTTACACCAGACATTTTGGAAAGTGAGCTAGCCCCAATGTCATTCACTAAGTAGTCAACAACCTTGGCTAAATCGAGATCTTTGTCTTGCACTGACTGTGGTCTAACTGGGAGGGTAGGATCAAAAGGAGGTAGAGATTTGAGGACACTTTGCTGAGCTTCTTCTATTTCATCTTTAGAAAACTCTTCCCATTCATCCTCAGAAGCCTTGTCTTTAACAGTGCCTTTTGCCTCACTCAGAACATCCTTAGTCAGGATTTCACTAACTTTCACAAGATCTTCTTTAACTTTTTCAACAAGACTGAAAGGTTCCTCATCATCTATTTTGGGTTCCTTAGAAGCCTGAGACTGATAGCTTTTAGCTACTGAAGCCGAATCAGTTTGCAAAATGGCAGTCATTTTAATCAGATCCTCTTTCATGTCTGCCACATCCCTCAAAATCTCCTGACTGGACGAGAGCTGTGCGGCAGTGGCTGCTTTAAATGCTGCGGAGGGAATGAAGAGTGCGGGTTTTGAGGGTTTAGATCTGGGAGTAGAGGatggtgtttgagtgtgtgtctgaGGTGGAATGGTTATTTTGTCTGGTACTCTCCTTTCTTGGGGCTCAGGTAGAACATTCACTAGGGAGAACACTGGAACCGTCATTGAACATGTTACAGGTGTGCTGGTGGAAGCTGGGGATCTAAGAGATGCATAAACTGAACTGGACACATTTGACCTTAAAGGAGATGACTTGGATTTTAGTGTTTCATAGCTTGGCGTCGTGCTGGCAATAAGAGTTTTTTCAGCCTCGCTGAAGGCTGTGCAAGCACTCGCTGCAGCTGCTTGTGAAGCTTGTATCCTCTCTTGCAAACTGCAAGTTCCTCCTGAGAATAGGCGGGACGACACAGAAGAGGAAGACGGGTATTTGATGGGTGAAACTGATCCATTGAGTAGTGCTGTTTCAGTGGGGACGACAGCAGGTTTTGCTGGTGATGACAGTGATGATAGAATTGTTCCCCTAGAAGCTGCAGCTCCATCTGCAGAGGTTCTGAGTGTTGACAGACTGGACAAGGATCTAATGGGGGATGCTACTGTGGTGGTTGAGGAAGCGAAGGTTGATTTGAACGATAACGCAGAAGTGTACAAATTTGCTGTTGATTTTGGAGATTCTGGTGGTGTCACTGAGGGGAAAGTTCTATCCAGTATGGATCCAGGTGATGACACCGAGATTGGTCTTGAAGATAATGAAGCTGCAAGTCCCTTTATTGACACAGGATCTGTACTGGTTTTAAGAGGTGAAGAAATGAGACCAGTTGAAACCGGAGCAGTGTATTGGGCTTGCTGAAGAACAGTCTTTATGGGAGATGAGATAGATCTGTATGTTCTAATGGGTGATGCTACATCAGTAACAGACTTAACAGGAGATACGTTTGTGGTTCCCAGGGTGGACTTGAGTGGAGAAGCTGAGGATATTGACCAGACTGACTTTAATGGCGAAGCAGATGGCGTGTTGGAAGGTGAGCTGGAGAGGGAACCCAGTCCACATTTTGTTTGCCCAGGGACGGTAATAGGAGCAGTCGACCATGCCTGGTAAGATCTTGTTGAAAAGACAGGTTTGTGAGGGTAACCAGCAGGCAGTGTTCTTGTTGTACTTCGTTCAACTGTTTCTTTAAACAGACAAATGAAAATCCaacacaaaatcaacaaaaaatggttgagaaacagagagaccaGAGGGAAAAAATTGGTCAGTGGTGCTCGTATCATAGAAGAAGGAAAAGCAATGCTTTCATGGTGGTGTGAAATGGGTTGGATGATGAAGAAGGAtccaaaagaaatgtaaaaagaaGCCCAACAAAAAACTGTGATCCATGGTCCACAAAAATGATACGCAAAATATAAACGGAAGTCCCACAAAGCACATACAGAAACATAAGGACTGAGGCAATGACCAACAAAAACGCAAAATGGCAAGACAAATGCAGAGAACCCAGAGTAAAACAAATTCTCTTTTGACTTTAGATGTGCTATATTCCCCTGTCACTGGCTACCTTGATTTTACTAACGTGCCTTTTATCTGTTTGGTCTGAAAAAACATGTTCATCCCAAAATTTGGATATTCTGACAAAACAGTAAAAGTAAGGACTACAAAACAAAAATACCCTAGTTCCTTTGCTACAGCAACCCGTATTATGGCAAAAGCAGGCTAAGTGCTACATCTTAGGTCCATAATAACTCATCATGCAGGACTGAGTATTCTCGGTGACAGGCATTTCAATGCAAACTGTGAAAGCACCTGAGAAAAGTTTTCTTTGTGAATCTCCATGCATTTCTTtccaaaaaataaatcaaaactcGGCACAATCACAAAGCCAAAAGGAGCAAGACTAGTTGTAAAAGAAGGATAAGAAAGGAGGGGGGACTTTACTTTGATGTCATATTGCACTGTGCATTAATTAGTCAATCAAAGTAAAATTTTATGGATATTGTAGTTGAGTTGTTCTCTTgtcagtgggggggggggggaatggaCAGAGATATTAAACAATATCTAACAAAGTGAGCAGGCACAGCACAGCAACTACATAAACCATGCAAAAGTAAATTGTACAAAATCAAGCATGAGGACTTTGTTATGCATGGTAAAAATGTGCAGATAACATTtgtttatatttcagtttatagATAGTCAATGTGGGTCACGTAGTAAATTGTTGTTATGTTGAAACACTACTAAGAATGTTAGTAAAATATCACACTCACTCATTCCAGGCTCGGTCAGATAGCTGTAGCGCTTACGTAAGGCTAGAGATGCAAAGGTATGACGTCGTTCTGGCTTTTCAGtctgcaacaacaacaacacaaagtCCTATCAGTACCCC
This genomic stretch from Astyanax mexicanus isolate ESR-SI-001 chromosome 15, AstMex3_surface, whole genome shotgun sequence harbors:
- the ank3b gene encoding ankyrin-3 isoform X36, yielding MAHAASQLKKKADLDLNAAEEEKEKERKRKSRKRSREVKKKTDSNASYLRAARSGNLEKALDYLKSGVDINICNQNGLNALHLASKEGHVEVVTQLIKMGATVDAATKKGNTALHIASLAGQSDVVKELVTNGANVNAQSQNGFTPLYMAAQENHLDVVRYLLDNGSSQSIATEDGFTPLAVALQQGHDQVVSLLLENDTKGKVRLPALHIAARKDDTKAAALLLQNDHNADVESKMMVNRTTESGFTPLHIAAHYGNINVATLLLNRGAAVDFKARNDITPLHVASKRGNSNMVKLLLERGARIDAKTKDGLTPLHCGARSGHEQVVEMLLDRGAPILSKTKNGLSPLHMATQGDHLNCVQLLLHHEVPVDDVTNDYLTALHVAAHCGHYKVAKVIVDKKANPNAKALNGFTPLHIACKKNRIKVMELLLKHGASIQAVTESGLTPIHVAAFMGHENIVTQLMNHGASPNTTNVRGETALHMAARAGQTEVVKYLVQNGAYVDAKSKDDQTPLHISSRLGKPEIIQQLLQHGACPDSTTTSGYTPLHLAAREGHKDVASILLDQGASLGITTKKGFTPLHVAAKYGKIEVANLLLQKRAPPDASGKNGYTPLHIAAKKNQMEIATTLLEYGADTNAITRQGISPLHLASQEGNVDMVTLLMARDATISLCNKSGLTPLHLAAQEDRVNVAEVLVNHGATVDPETKMGYTPLHVACHYGNVKMVHFLLKNQAKVNAKTKNGYTPLHQAAQQGHTHIINLLLQHGAAPNELTVNGNTALSIARRLGYISVVDTLRVVTEETLTTLTVTEKHKMNVPETMNEVLDMSDDEGEDAMTGDTDKYLGPQDLRELGDDSLPQEGYVGFSIGARTASLRSFSSDRSNTLNRSSFTRDSMMIEEILAPTKDTSVCKEMPFVVEPQNKHLAAAKDFDADSLRRYSWTGDTLDNVNLVSSPIHSGFLVSFMVDARGGSMRGSRHNGMRIIIPPRKCTAPTRITCRLVKRHKLASPPPMVEGEGLASRLVEVGPAGAHFLGPVIVEIPHFGSMRGKERELIILRSENGETWKEHQYDCRTEALNELLNGMDEELESLEELEKKRICRIITKDFPQYFAVVSRIKQESNQMGPEGGVLSSMTVPHVQASFPEGALTKKIRVGLQAQPVPDETVKKILGNRATFSPIVTVEPRRRKFHKPITMTIPVPPLSGEGVTNGYKGDSTPCLRLLCSITGGTSPAQWEDITGTTPLTFVNDCVSFTTNVSARFWLADCHQIPDTVGLATQLYRELICVPYMAKFVVFAKMNDPVESNLRCFCMTDDKVDKTLEQQENFEEVARSKDIEVLEGKPIYVDCYGNLTPLTKAGQQLLLNFYAFKENRLPFCVKIRDNSQEPCGRLSFLRELKTSKGIPQTAVCNLNITLPALKKDMDSDADEETEKPERRHTFASLALRKRYSYLTEPGMKTVERSTTRTLPAGYPHKPVFSTRSYQAWSTAPITVPGQTKCGLGSLSSSPSNTPSASPLKSVWSISSASPLKSTLGTTNVSPVKSVTDVASPIRTYRSISSPIKTVLQQAQYTAPVSTGLISSPLKTSTDPVSIKGLAASLSSRPISVSSPGSILDRTFPSVTPPESPKSTANLYTSALSFKSTFASSTTTVASPIRSLSSLSTLRTSADGAAASRGTILSSLSSPAKPAVVPTETALLNGSVSPIKYPSSSSVSSRLFSGGTCSLQERIQASQAAAASACTAFSEAEKTLIASTTPSYETLKSKSSPLRSNVSSSVYASLRSPASTSTPVTCSMTVPVFSLVNVLPEPQERRVPDKITIPPQTHTQTPSSTPRSKPSKPALFIPSAAFKAATAAQLSSSQEILRDVADMKEDLIKMTAILQTDSASVAKSYQSQASKEPKIDDEEPFSLVEKVKEDLVKVSEILTKDVLSEAKGTVKDKASEDEWEEFSKDEIEEAQQSVLKSLPPFDPTLPVRPQSVQDKDLDLAKVVDYLVNDIGASSLSKMSGVKSKFEEMKEGEEKQKRALKPEHKLKMPPPGMRSSPSEKDLCKLADSYSGTDAILESPDDFSHEQDKSPLSDSGFETRSEKTPSAPQSAESTGPKPLFTDVPIPPVITETRTEVVRVIRSYEHPEEACEPLMEEAAAAALNSPACIEPETIAGSIKDKVKTFQIKVSSDEDSLVSKSMRLKEETHITTTTRMVYHKPQLKDAGSDRIEETMSVRDIMKAFQSGRDPSKELAGLFEHKAGQDSIKGDELTPRFLEKDTKPKVERIIEVHIEKGNTTDPTEVIIRETKKHPDYVCKGSRGLKELSDRVEGDYEALQEEEELAEETLPSFLETSRVNTPLSQEEDSRPSSAQLIADDSYKAFKLLTQHSIEYHDDELSELRGESYRFAEKMLLSEKLDVSHSDTEDPVAHQGHEVTPEMQGAEGYYGEKSPGARKEQTYRSARDSSEKSGKFTQKDDQYDKLTVLHYTTEPGSPKHAVWMRFTQDRQDRNREKLIYEDRVDRTVKEAEEKLSEVSQFFRDKTEKLNDELQSPEKKPPMRESRETRSGPSSVCSSPEKTKQKSELSSEEWSKGRHKMFGSMNERKSASLPSSPERSVQTRLNEDQSKQEKQGETSPPVPVKPSKVSSVRLKFEAEAQKQSKSSPTEQSKQPVKKFQESKLPVYQLFTGSKTSKTDSSEEEKTLKKVAESEKSKLTIGQGLYGSKCGSASSKELNDKVLEGSGTISSSTSKKRAQYEQVAKSFESDTTEKLAEAKEKQIRGSLKDLSSPVVQSASSADNKGQHLKSPVKEVKSGLAIRKDHADSDDSQTKSLKKKIESHIPVRSPTGPSETDQAKKSKQDTIAKQSEKSTSHIPTLSKTRVQGRSELSKGDVAARKSQDSLEGSTSKDLSSSSLSPVEKVSTVTTRESFKGLKTLPVYVSVQVGKQGEKDSPGGQNGSVKKIVTSESRTIYAVKQRQPTSPQGSPDDDTLEQISFLDSSGKSPMTPETPSSEEVSYDLTSRTPDSFMPFIPGIASPIAEVSEESEDSEQGKASSFKELQPEKIIVPEPPNGSQDTGQAGKDKRVAYIEFPPPPPLDSDSSQPEKKGSSPSSEAETDMMEVNLQEEHDKHLLAEPIIRVQPPSPVPPGANDSDSSDDESIFQPIPVKKYTFKLDEQKQEENETKPKKNDKNGNHKEPNGTNGNGKAEDYDYEQNGNDQSITDCSIATTAEFSHDTDATEIDSLDGYDFQDEDDGLNDLSDVKPFGFPTENRKDIWASESMLRPSDRSFSQSKLEVIEEEAPMEECQKAKTKSDSSVKKSDNGNGNESDKKQSRQEGLPDTYFSYKLDEEFNTPFKTVATKGLDFDPWSSKGGDDEVVDARIKDDEPKPFGLAVDDKSQTTTPDTTPARTPTDESTPTSEPNPFPFHEGKMFEMTRSGAIDMSKRDFVEERLQFFQIGPQSPCERTDLRMAIVADHLGLSWTELAREMDFSVDEINHIRVENPNSLTTQSFMLLKKWVNRDGKNATTDVLTAALTKINRMDIVTLLEGPIFDYGNISGTRCFADDNAVFRDQTDGYHSIDLELQSPTELNYEPPTPLRQDDFFSEDGSVVSPGRSPIRPSELSLPATSMDAASSSNATPPTVVAEDTHLGGRESCSREEDMAVGSESMAFLGAQESEEAFKDSEVFTQPAVPQPEVCEPREGESGWSGFDEGEEELTQEKLKSLLEDIKREEGFEDVEITDERVQEILSQVEQAEKELSSSFTGLQSELASTEKETSVSGQGLRTDAQKESSQKPTSSSPELQAEKQNGEHPQHQAQAGSLPEDQEPTTKLKSKVAKDSGKEEVSREAAVDSTKEESTAEPKAQQGAHKDNDSSSDGEHTVTTRVYRRRVILKGDQAKNIPGESVTEEQFTDEDGNVVTRKVIRKVVRRVAGTEEKSGKKKRSRRSRQASRAEEEEEGPSREHPEVGEGAKGKKKEGRQKEKKGQS